CCCATTGGTAAAAAATGTCTGTGACCGTAAAATGAAACTTTATTTTGCAAACGAACGGATGGTGTTGATACATTGCAAGTAGGACAAGCAGTGTAAccttgaccactccatccagaaagACTACTCCTCGCTGGAAAATCATTTATACTCCACAATAAAGCTGCTCGAAGCTTAAAAAAACTACCATCAACAACATCCCGAGTCCGAACACCGTTCACCCATAATTCCTTCAACTCATCAACCAATGGCCTTaaaaaaacatcaaaatcttttccaGGTGAATGTGGACCAGGAATTAATAAAGTCAACATAAAGTTAGTCTCTTTCATGCATAACCACGGTTGCAAGTTGTAAGTCGTTAACACAACAAGCCACATGCTATAAGACAAACTCATATTTCCAAAAGGATTGAATCCATCAGCAGCCAATCCAAGGCGCACATTCCTAGGTTCCATTGCAAATGCTGGATTGCTACGGTCAAAATCCTTCCATGCTTTCCCATCTGCAGGATGACGCATGATACCATCTTCTTTAACACGCCCTTcatgatgccatctcatatgttgagaaatgTGCCTTGACGCGTATTTTTGCATCAACTGAGGGGTCAATGGAAAATAACACATAACTTTTTGGGGCACTTTCTTCCCCTTGGTATTTTTATCCACCCAACGATCCTCCCCACAAATTGGACACTTGtgttttcctgcattttccttcCAAAACAATGCACAATCATGCTTACAAACATGGATTGACTCGTAACCCAAACCCAATTTCCTCATCAACCTCTTCGCCGCATA
The Humulus lupulus chromosome 6, drHumLupu1.1, whole genome shotgun sequence DNA segment above includes these coding regions:
- the LOC133785754 gene encoding uncharacterized protein LOC133785754, translated to MSIDKTWINNSNKFSNEYVVGAFAFVERAQQFVDTRGLGKCPCNKCLNIKLQTIGVLESHLFYNGFLRSYTNWYWHGEEEIISTNRVVHQRHEDEMMDVLNDIAQPNNCEDDENEVDDEIPPASECRDAFPSPNKIPKSHYAAKRLMRKLGLGYESIHVCKHDCALFWKENAGKHKCPICGEDRWVDKNTKGKKVPQKVMCYFPLTPQLMQKYASRHISQHMRWHHEGRVKEDGIMRHPADGKAWKDFDRSNPAFAMEPRNVRLGLAADGFNPFGNMSLSYSMWLVVLTTYNLQPWLCMKETNFMLTLLIPGPHSPGKDFDVFLRPLVDELKELWVNGVRTRDVVDGSFFKLRAALLWSINDFPARSSLSGWSGQGYTACPTCNVSTPSVRLQNKVSFYGHRHFLPMGHQIRKKKKLYGSVEKRPPPEEFSTETIFTQMNFMPESLPGKHVSYGGQKRKRTKEQVGWHKKKHFL